A window of Prunus dulcis unplaced genomic scaffold, ALMONDv2, whole genome shotgun sequence genomic DNA:
tcaaaGGGCTCAGCTCATCAGTTTCTGCAACTTAGTACAAATTCCAAAACCCAATCAAAGTGCTTCTGCTCTCTTTCTTTGAGAAGATTGGGGTGTTCACTCCCATTCTCACATGGTCTGGTGCTACATGTTAGGAGTTTAGTTAATGCTCATTATAAGCTTTATCTTCACTTtccttaattatatattatttatttattttatatttcttataatgaattatgaatttagAAACACTTTTATTCCAAACCAGTAATGGTAATATGTGGAAAGGTAATATGGGGTCTGTGTTTGCTTCTTTAATGGGCTAATCAAGTGACTAAAACCGTTGAACAAATGCTTAAAAACATTTCCTCATAATGGTAATTTCCCATGTTGGGTAGCTTGTGGAGCTTTATGGTAGTGCCAAAAGAAACACCCACACACATACtcctctctctgtctttctaTTTTGCTGCATTTGGTTTGAAATGCTGAGGCTTGAACTGGTTTTGTGAAGTTGTTGCAGTGTTGGATCTGGTTCTTTTTAACCAGGCCTCAAATGGGTTTGTGAGTTTTCTCAAATTTGGTCTCTGAGTTTGAAGGTTTCCTGctaaattttcagtttttagtgTTGGCTCTGTTTTTATGTGCTTAGGCCTGAAATGGGTTTTTAAGCATTTCAATGCTGAGATCTGATTTCTGCAGATTTACTGGTCACAGTGAGGTACAAGATTCTGTGAGTTGGATTTGGTAACCTACTTTTGTACTTCATAACAGTTCAGTTGAGAGCGAGAGGTTAAAGCAAAAATGGCTCCAAGCTTGGATTTTTCCAGGTGGTGGGCAAAGGGCATTTCCAGGTGGTGGGCAAAGGGCAATACAAGTAAGGGTAATCCAGTGGTGGTGACCATGGAGAACCCCAATTACTCTGTGCTGGAGATAAATGGTCCTGATGAAGTATTTAGGCCAGTTGATAAGGACAGAGGCAAGAATGCTAAGCAATTTACATGGGTTTTGCTTCTAAAGGCGCATAAAGCTGTTGGTTGTGTTGCTTGGCTGGGAAATATTCTTTGGTCATTGCTTGGTTCCATTAAGAAAAGATTGATATTTGGGCAAGGAGTGACTGTGGAGAATGAGAAATCTGGAAAAGGAAGAACCTTGTATAGGGTCATTATGGGATTCTTAGTCATGGCTTTAGCTTTTCTGGCTTTTGAACTGGTCGCCCACTTGAAAGGTTGGCATTATTTCCAGACCAATAGTTTGCATATCCCCCAAACTTTGGAGATTAAAGGATGGCTTCACTCAGTTTATTTTGTATGGTTGGAGTTCCGGGCCGACTACATTGCACCTGCAATTCAAGCTTTGACTAACTTCTGTGTTGCTCTCTTCTTAATCCAATCCGCCGACCGTATGCTGCTTTGTTTAGGTTGCTTCTGGATCAAGTTCAAGAAGATTAAGCCAAGGTTTGAAGAAACCCCATTGAAGTCAGACGATTTGGAAGGTGAAGGATGTTATTATCCGAAGGTTCTTGTTCAAATTCCTATGTGTAATGAGAGAGAGGTAACAGTTTCAATGCTTTTTTCTCTGGTTAAAGTTGTACTGATTAAACTAGTGTAGCAATTACTAGTTTTGATAGatcttttttagttttatctGACCATTCAAATTTGAGTAACATTATAATTGGAAAGGTAACTAACTAAATACATAACTGTACAAATTGATTTCTAAGTCACTTTTTTACTAGTTTTCATGGATTATTCATGACTGTGACATAAAATGTATTTAGGTGTATGAACAATCTATTTCAGCAGTCTGCCAAATTGATTGGCCCAAAGAACGCTTGCTGATTCAAGTTCTGGATGATTCTGATGATGATAGCATACAGTGGTTAATTAAGGGAGAAGTAGCCAAGTGGAACCAAAGGGGTGTTAATATTATCTACCGACATCGTTTGGTTAGAACTGGTTATAAAGCTGGGAATCTCAAATCGGCAATGAATTGTGATTACGTGAAGGACTATGAGTTTGTTGCAATCTTTGATGCTGATTTCCAACCAAACCCTGACTTCCTCAAGCTGACAGTTCCCCATTTTAAGGTGGCTAGATCTCATATAGCTCTTTGTCTGGTCTCTTTAGCCCTTTCTACTTTAGGTGACTGATTTTGGTTTGTGGTTCTAATTTGTGTGGTAGGACAATCCTGAGCTGGGGTTGGTTCAGGCTAGGTGGGCTTTTGTTAACAGGGATGAGAACTTGTTGACACGCCTCCAAAACATCAATTTGTGCTTCCACTTTGAGGTGGAACAGCAGGTTAATGGGGTTTTCCTCAACTTCTTTGGCTTCAATGGTACTGCTGGAGTTTGGAGAATCAAAGCACTTGAAGAATCTGGAGGCTGGCTCGAGCGTACAACAGTAGAAGACATGGATATAGCAGTTCGCGCCCATCTGAATGGTTGGAAATTCATATTCCTCAATGATGTCAAggtaattttaattatttcaaatccaaattcaacCTTACCTGATCCTATGTTTAGTCCTTGACTATATGGTTTTCGGGCAT
This region includes:
- the LOC117613302 gene encoding probable xyloglucan glycosyltransferase 5 gives rise to the protein MAPSLDFSRWWAKGISRWWAKGNTSKGNPVVVTMENPNYSVLEINGPDEVFRPVDKDRGKNAKQFTWVLLLKAHKAVGCVAWLGNILWSLLGSIKKRLIFGQGVTVENEKSGKGRTLYRVIMGFLVMALAFLAFELVAHLKGWHYFQTNSLHIPQTLEIKGWLHSVYFVWLEFRADYIAPAIQALTNFCVALFLIQSADRMLLCLGCFWIKFKKIKPRFEETPLKSDDLEGEGCYYPKVLVQIPMCNEREVYEQSISAVCQIDWPKERLLIQVLDDSDDDSIQWLIKGEVAKWNQRGVNIIYRHRLVRTGYKAGNLKSAMNCDYVKDYEFVAIFDADFQPNPDFLKLTVPHFKDNPELGLVQARWAFVNRDENLLTRLQNINLCFHFEVEQQVNGVFLNFFGFNGTAGVWRIKALEESGGWLERTTVEDMDIAVRAHLNGWKFIFLNDVKVLCELPESYEAYKKQQHRWHSGPMHLFRLCLPAIISSKMMFWKKANLILLFFLLRKLILPFYSFTLFCIILPLTMFVPEAELSMWVICYVPVFMSFMNILPSLRSFPFIVPYLLFENTMSVTKFNAMVSGLFKL